In the genome of Vicia villosa cultivar HV-30 ecotype Madison, WI linkage group LG7, Vvil1.0, whole genome shotgun sequence, one region contains:
- the LOC131616508 gene encoding GRF1-interacting factor 3 yields the protein MQQTPQMIPMMPSFPQTNITTEQIQKYLDENKKLILAILDNQNLGKLAECAQYQAQLQKNLMYLAAIADAQPQTPTLPPQMAPHPAMQQGFFMQHPQAAAMAQQQGMFPQKMPMQFGGNPHQMQEQQQQQQQQLHQQAMQGQMGHRPGGINNGMHPMHNVHNNEAALGGSGGGQNDGRGGGSKQDASETGTAGGDGQGSSAAAAATHNSGDASEEAK from the exons ATGCAGCAGACACCTCAAATGATTCCTATGATGCCGTCTTTCCCGCAAACAAACATAACCACTGAGCAGATTCAAAAA TATCTTGACGAAAACAAGAAATTGATTCTGGCAATACTAGACAATCAAAATCTTGGGAAACTTGCAGAATGTGCCCA GTATCAAGCTCAACTCCAGAAGAATTTGATGTATTTAGCTGCGATTGCTGATGCGCAGCCACAAACACCAACCTTGCCTCCGCAG ATGGCCCCGCACCCTGCGATGCAACAAGGGTTCTTCATGCAGCACCCTCAAGCTGCAGCAATGGCTCAGCAACAAGGAATGTTCCCGCAAAAGATGCCAATGCAATTCGGTGGTAATCCACATCAAATGCAGGAGCAACAACAGCAACAGCAGCAGCAACTTCATCAGCAGGCTATGCAAGGTCAAATGGGACATAGACCCGGAGGGATAAACAACGGCATGCATCCAATGCACAATGTGCACAACAATGAGGCTGCTCTCGGAGGCAGTGGTGGTGGTCAGAATGATGGACGTGGTGGTGGAAGCAAGCAAGATGCTTCCGAAACCGGCACAGCCGGTGGAGATGGTCAAGGAAGCTCTGCCGCCGCTGCAGCCACGCATAACAGCGGAGACGCATCGGAAGAGGCAaagtga